The following are from one region of the Polynucleobacter sp. MWH-CaK5 genome:
- a CDS encoding chromate transporter yields MIQLTWANWLDVFLHFTAVSLMAVGGAVTVIPEMHRHLVYKNAWMSDDQFAASIAIAQSAPGPNILVIAMMGWHIGINSVATIHAQYLWGSFGMVLAMIGVMLPSSILTYSTAKWVQANKDSDFVLAFKQGLAPLVIGAILATSWLISAANTSLENDWALWLCTIITVFLIWKTKIHILLLLLLGAVLGGVGLI; encoded by the coding sequence ATGATTCAATTAACTTGGGCCAACTGGCTCGATGTGTTTTTACACTTCACGGCAGTTTCATTGATGGCTGTCGGTGGTGCTGTAACGGTCATCCCGGAAATGCACCGCCACTTGGTTTATAAAAATGCGTGGATGTCTGATGATCAATTTGCGGCTTCAATTGCGATCGCTCAATCAGCCCCAGGGCCTAATATTCTGGTGATTGCTATGATGGGCTGGCACATTGGAATTAACTCTGTGGCAACGATTCATGCGCAGTATCTTTGGGGAAGCTTTGGCATGGTATTGGCCATGATTGGGGTGATGCTACCGAGTTCAATCTTGACCTACTCAACCGCGAAGTGGGTTCAGGCCAACAAAGACAGCGATTTTGTTTTAGCTTTTAAACAGGGGTTGGCCCCGTTGGTGATCGGTGCCATTCTGGCAACTAGTTGGTTGATCAGTGCTGCCAATACCAGTTTGGAAAATGATTGGGCATTATGGTTGTGCACCATCATCACCGTTTTCCTAATTTGGAAAACCAAGATACATATCTTATTGTTGTTATTGCTTGGTGCAGTGCTCGGTGGAGTGGGGCTGATTTAA
- a CDS encoding cold-shock protein: MATGIVKWFNDAKGFGFITPDGGGEDLFAHFSAIQGNGFKSLKENQKVSFEVTTGPKGKQASNINPM; the protein is encoded by the coding sequence ATGGCAACAGGTATTGTTAAGTGGTTCAACGACGCAAAAGGTTTTGGTTTTATTACTCCTGACGGTGGTGGTGAAGATCTATTCGCTCACTTCTCAGCGATTCAAGGTAACGGATTCAAAAGCTTGAAAGAAAACCAAAAGGTTAGCTTTGAAGTAACAACTGGCCCTAAGGGCAAGCAAGCTTCTAACATCAACCCAATGTAA
- a CDS encoding nitroreductase — MNTAEITKIIDDNIKARRSIRAFLPTEVKKQDILDIMNVAARAPSGTNTQPWQVHIVQGAAKKAITDEILSIFNDPEALKEHTEEYNYYPSKWVDPYLARRRKVGFDLYGLLGIGKEDKDRMKAQGARNYQFFDAPVGVFFTIDRVMQQGSWFDYGMFVQNVMLAAKARGLDTCPQAAFTQFHRVIAKHLNLNSEQQLICGMSLGYADQSKVENTLTTDRENAESFTHFFN, encoded by the coding sequence ATGAATACAGCAGAAATTACCAAAATTATTGATGACAACATCAAGGCAAGACGTTCAATCCGTGCCTTTTTACCGACTGAAGTAAAAAAGCAGGACATTTTGGACATCATGAATGTGGCTGCACGTGCTCCATCTGGTACCAATACACAACCTTGGCAAGTGCATATTGTTCAAGGTGCTGCTAAGAAAGCCATCACCGATGAAATCCTCAGCATTTTTAATGATCCTGAGGCACTCAAAGAGCACACCGAAGAATATAACTACTACCCATCTAAGTGGGTTGATCCTTATTTGGCACGTCGTCGTAAGGTAGGTTTTGATTTGTACGGCCTATTAGGAATTGGCAAGGAAGATAAAGATCGCATGAAAGCCCAAGGCGCTCGCAACTATCAATTCTTTGATGCGCCAGTTGGTGTTTTCTTCACAATTGATCGCGTCATGCAGCAAGGTAGTTGGTTTGATTACGGCATGTTTGTACAAAACGTGATGTTAGCAGCCAAAGCACGTGGTCTTGATACATGCCCACAAGCAGCGTTCACGCAATTTCACCGAGTGATTGCAAAGCATTTGAATCTCAATTCAGAACAGCAATTGATCTGCGGAATGTCATTGGGTTACGCTGATCAAAGCAAAGTTGAAAACACTTTGACCACCGATCGTGAAAATGCAGAGAGCTTCACACATTTTTTTAACTAG
- a CDS encoding chromate transporter — MSQLPQSKSEIFWVFTWLALQGFGGVLPVAERELVDKKRWYSREEFLEEWAVAQVLPGPNVVNLAIIFGSRHFGLPGALAAIAGMLVFPMLALIVIAITYLHWGVNPVVAGAIKGMGAVAAGLIAGTSLKLASALKKHPLGYLPSIGIVLLCFILVALIRIPLVHVLLSLGVLSIYLTYRRVKS, encoded by the coding sequence ATGAGCCAATTGCCCCAATCTAAATCAGAAATTTTCTGGGTATTCACTTGGCTGGCTCTTCAGGGATTTGGTGGAGTTTTACCGGTTGCTGAACGCGAATTGGTTGATAAAAAACGTTGGTACTCCAGAGAAGAGTTTTTGGAAGAGTGGGCGGTGGCGCAAGTTTTGCCTGGCCCAAACGTGGTTAACTTAGCGATTATTTTTGGCTCACGTCATTTTGGTTTACCTGGTGCATTGGCAGCGATTGCCGGTATGTTGGTGTTCCCAATGTTGGCGCTGATTGTCATCGCCATCACTTATCTTCATTGGGGTGTTAATCCAGTGGTTGCCGGGGCCATCAAAGGCATGGGCGCAGTTGCTGCTGGTTTGATAGCTGGAACATCTCTTAAGTTGGCCAGTGCACTTAAAAAACATCCACTGGGTTATCTGCCATCGATTGGGATTGTCTTACTTTGTTTTATTTTGGTGGCCTTGATCAGAATACCTCTGGTGCATGTGCTCTTGAGCCTTGGGGTCTTGTCGATTTATCTGACCTATCGTCGGGTGAAGTCATGA